A genomic window from Micromonospora violae includes:
- a CDS encoding BldC family transcriptional regulator, translating into MASRTHEPEPLLTPAEVASMFRVDPKTVTRWAKAGKLSAIRTLGGHRRYRESEVRALLQGQIPQQRQGD; encoded by the coding sequence ATGGCATCGCGAACGCACGAACCAGAGCCGCTACTCACGCCGGCCGAGGTGGCGTCGATGTTCCGGGTCGACCCGAAGACGGTGACCCGGTGGGCCAAGGCTGGCAAGCTCAGTGCCATCCGCACCCTGGGTGGCCACCGTCGGTACCGCGAGTCGGAGGTCAGGGCGCTGCTGCAGGGCCAGATCCCGCAGCAGCGGCAGGGCGACTGA
- a CDS encoding PPOX class F420-dependent oxidoreductase has translation MTTLDRLSAEKYILLTTFRKDGRAVPTPVWAVRDGEALAVWTRADSGKVKRIRNNGEVTVAPCDVRGRPHGAEVSAHATIYGGSDTGRVRDLLKHKYRLLGRLSLLGSRLRRGEGGTVGIRVTLAESRR, from the coding sequence GTGACCACGCTGGACCGGCTGTCGGCCGAGAAGTACATCCTGCTCACGACCTTCCGCAAGGACGGTCGGGCGGTGCCGACCCCGGTCTGGGCGGTACGCGACGGTGAGGCGTTGGCGGTCTGGACCCGGGCGGACTCAGGCAAGGTGAAACGGATCCGCAACAACGGCGAGGTGACCGTTGCGCCGTGCGACGTGCGGGGCCGGCCACACGGGGCGGAGGTGTCAGCGCACGCGACGATCTACGGGGGCTCAGACACCGGTCGGGTCCGCGACCTGCTCAAACACAAGTACCGCCTGCTCGGTCGGCTGAGCCTGCTGGGCAGCCGGTTGCGGCGCGGCGAGGGCGGCACGGTCGGCATCCGGGTGACGTTGGCCGAGTCGCGGCGTTGA
- a CDS encoding class I SAM-dependent methyltransferase produces the protein MTVEPLIGDVIGELLRDTLAVATGVGPRPLVGGRLPRPVIEIIERDDGLINGAPAAHYLDAPAQWQPYDHRAVDRTYGETLDIGTGAGRIALLLQERGVPVTGLDTSAGALEVSRRRGVRRLVHGTVDTHLGDGPRYDTFLLLGNNLGLFEGRERAPAFLAALAALARPGAQIIAQGTDPYGTRDPLHTGYHERNRRRGRLGGQLRLRLRYRELSTEWFDYLVCSADEFASLVHGTGWRLTDVDDRDAPYYLATLRLVD, from the coding sequence GTGACGGTTGAGCCTCTAATCGGTGACGTGATCGGCGAACTGCTGCGGGACACGCTCGCCGTGGCCACCGGGGTGGGCCCGCGACCCCTGGTCGGCGGTCGACTACCGCGACCGGTCATCGAGATCATCGAACGGGACGACGGTCTGATCAACGGCGCGCCGGCCGCGCACTACCTGGACGCGCCGGCGCAGTGGCAGCCGTACGACCACCGCGCGGTGGACCGCACGTACGGCGAGACGCTGGACATCGGCACCGGAGCCGGCCGGATCGCGCTGCTGCTCCAGGAGCGCGGCGTACCCGTCACCGGGCTGGACACCTCCGCGGGCGCGTTGGAGGTGAGCCGTCGACGCGGGGTCCGGCGACTGGTGCACGGCACCGTCGACACGCACCTCGGAGACGGCCCGCGCTACGACACGTTCCTGCTGCTCGGCAACAACCTCGGGCTGTTCGAGGGCCGGGAGCGCGCTCCCGCGTTCCTGGCCGCGCTCGCCGCACTGGCCCGACCGGGGGCGCAGATCATCGCGCAGGGCACCGACCCGTACGGCACCCGCGACCCGCTGCACACCGGCTACCACGAGCGCAACCGTCGGCGTGGCCGGCTCGGTGGCCAGCTGCGGCTGCGGCTGCGTTACCGCGAGTTGAGCACTGAATGGTTCGACTACCTGGTCTGCTCGGCGGACGAGTTCGCCAGCCTGGTGCACGGCACCGGCTGGCGGCTGACCGATGTGGACGACCGCGACGCCCCGTACTACCTGGCCACGCTGCGCCTCGTCGACTGA
- a CDS encoding 3-hydroxyacyl-CoA dehydrogenase family protein, with product MSDRFVVVGAGTMGLGIAYVAAGAGHAVELVEVDPGRGAAALNRLAELWERAVQRGKLSADEAAANRQLVTLRPTLAEVAPAPAVIVEAVPERLNLKRAVLREAAALRPALLGSNTSSIAIGELAAELDAPERFLGLHFFNPVWAMALLEIVVGPATAEETTAAAVALAKRLGKDPVVVRDMPGFATSRLGVTLGLEAIRMVADEVASPADIDKAMVLGYRHPIGPLELTDLVGLDVRLDIARTLQAAYGDRFAPPPLLVEMVAAGRLGKKSGQGFYRWESGVKQ from the coding sequence ATGAGCGATCGTTTCGTGGTCGTCGGTGCCGGCACGATGGGGCTCGGCATCGCGTACGTGGCGGCTGGCGCCGGGCACGCCGTCGAGCTGGTCGAGGTGGACCCCGGCCGGGGTGCGGCCGCGCTGAACCGGCTCGCCGAGCTGTGGGAGCGGGCGGTGCAGCGCGGGAAGCTGAGCGCCGACGAGGCCGCCGCGAACCGGCAGTTGGTGACGCTCCGCCCCACCCTCGCCGAGGTGGCTCCCGCTCCTGCGGTGATCGTGGAGGCGGTGCCGGAGCGCCTCAACCTGAAGCGTGCGGTGCTGCGGGAAGCCGCCGCGCTGCGCCCGGCGCTGCTGGGCAGCAACACCTCCAGCATCGCCATCGGTGAGCTGGCCGCCGAGTTGGACGCGCCGGAGCGCTTCCTCGGCCTGCACTTCTTCAACCCGGTCTGGGCGATGGCCCTGCTGGAGATCGTGGTCGGCCCGGCCACCGCCGAGGAGACCACCGCCGCGGCCGTCGCGCTCGCCAAGCGGCTGGGCAAGGACCCCGTCGTCGTACGCGACATGCCCGGCTTCGCCACCAGCCGGCTCGGGGTCACCCTCGGGCTGGAGGCGATCCGAATGGTGGCCGACGAGGTGGCCAGCCCGGCCGACATCGACAAGGCCATGGTGCTCGGCTACCGGCATCCGATCGGGCCGTTGGAGCTCACCGACCTGGTCGGCCTCGACGTGCGGCTGGACATCGCCCGCACCCTCCAGGCCGCGTACGGGGACCGCTTCGCGCCGCCGCCGCTGCTGGTCGAGATGGTGGCCGCCGGGCGGCTGGGTAAGAAGTCCGGGCAGGGCTTCTACCGCTGGGAAAGCGGTGTCAAACAGTGA
- a CDS encoding enoyl-CoA hydratase/isomerase family protein, with the protein MSGLRIEERPDRLVVTLDRPEKRNAIDADLIAELHQVCAELEAHPRLLLLTGGAAGIFAGGADISQLRERGRTDALAAINSAAFARIRALPMPTVAAVDGPALGGGAELAYACDLRVCTARAVFGQPEVRLGILAGAGATHRLPALIGEGRAKELLFTGRRVDAAEALRIGLVNRVVDEPGELLTVAHAVLDEIALGSPLAVRLTKLAVDAPAAAHPHLDLVSQAVLFEDEEKHRRMTEFLERRRPR; encoded by the coding sequence GTGAGCGGGTTGCGGATTGAGGAACGGCCGGACCGGCTGGTGGTCACCCTGGACCGGCCGGAGAAGCGCAACGCCATCGATGCCGACCTGATCGCCGAGCTGCACCAGGTCTGCGCCGAGTTGGAGGCGCACCCGCGTCTGCTGCTGCTCACCGGTGGTGCGGCGGGCATCTTCGCCGGTGGCGCCGACATCAGCCAGCTGCGTGAACGGGGTCGCACGGATGCCCTCGCCGCGATCAACTCGGCCGCCTTCGCCCGCATCCGGGCGCTGCCGATGCCGACCGTGGCGGCCGTCGACGGACCGGCGTTGGGTGGTGGCGCGGAGCTGGCGTACGCCTGCGATCTGCGGGTGTGCACGGCCCGGGCGGTCTTCGGTCAGCCGGAGGTGCGGTTGGGCATCCTGGCCGGTGCTGGCGCGACCCACCGGCTGCCCGCGTTGATCGGTGAGGGTCGGGCCAAGGAGCTGCTCTTCACCGGCCGGCGGGTGGACGCCGCCGAGGCGCTGCGGATCGGCCTGGTGAACCGGGTGGTGGACGAGCCGGGCGAGCTGCTCACGGTGGCGCACGCGGTGCTGGACGAGATCGCCCTGGGCTCCCCGTTGGCGGTGCGGCTGACCAAGCTGGCGGTGGACGCACCCGCCGCCGCGCATCCGCATCTCGACCTGGTCAGCCAGGCGGTGCTCTTCGAGGACGAGGAGAAGCACCGCCGGATGACCGAGTTCCTGGAGCGCCGCCGACCGCGCTGA
- a CDS encoding ABC transporter substrate-binding protein, translating into MFDSRRSRVATLAACATILLATSACGDDKPEEASAQQVRLYGTDGNMLNSYPAELKERASLVDGMKGTTPLVPLPDDFKTRLRAVDPALTDYVYSAETYDAVVIAVLAAQLAGSTDPAAITKQIVAVTNDGQRCEDPASCLALARNGQDIEYRGVSLTRAGFTDKGEPATASYATLTFDGQQINDGKTEFVGAGIESAASTKTPPKPKKQRAGGDPDQEPLILGGLLPKTGDLAIAYPPMAAGAELAIREINAAGGALGKPVTWLDGDDGTSPTVAKATVAKHVTDGVSVIIGAGGSGISRAVLPDVVQAGKILFSPSNTDSSLTDADDQGLYFRTAPPDSLQGRALADVILRDGSQKIVIVARKDSYGEGLQATVRDELEKAGVAVDRLKLMTYEPPADAKAPPVDFTDGAKEVKEFGADAVLIIGFGESAQVIRSLADAGVQIQQ; encoded by the coding sequence ATGTTCGATTCACGCCGCTCGCGGGTAGCCACACTGGCTGCCTGCGCGACGATCCTGCTCGCCACAAGCGCTTGCGGGGATGACAAGCCCGAAGAGGCGAGCGCCCAACAGGTGCGCCTTTACGGCACGGACGGCAACATGCTCAACTCCTATCCTGCGGAGTTGAAGGAACGGGCGAGTCTCGTCGACGGGATGAAGGGCACCACGCCCCTCGTTCCGCTGCCGGATGACTTCAAGACCCGGCTACGGGCCGTCGATCCGGCGCTGACGGACTACGTGTACTCCGCCGAGACGTACGACGCGGTGGTGATCGCCGTGCTCGCCGCCCAGTTGGCTGGGAGCACCGACCCGGCCGCCATCACGAAGCAGATCGTCGCCGTTACCAACGACGGGCAGCGCTGCGAAGATCCGGCCAGCTGCCTCGCCCTGGCCCGCAACGGGCAGGACATCGAGTACCGCGGCGTGTCGCTGACCCGGGCGGGCTTCACCGACAAGGGTGAGCCGGCCACCGCGAGCTACGCCACGCTGACCTTCGACGGGCAGCAGATCAACGACGGCAAGACCGAGTTCGTCGGGGCGGGCATCGAGTCGGCGGCGAGCACCAAGACGCCGCCGAAGCCGAAGAAGCAGCGCGCGGGCGGCGACCCCGACCAGGAGCCGCTGATCCTGGGCGGCCTGTTGCCGAAGACCGGTGACCTCGCTATCGCCTACCCGCCGATGGCCGCTGGCGCCGAGCTGGCGATCCGCGAGATCAACGCCGCTGGTGGCGCGCTGGGCAAGCCGGTGACCTGGCTTGACGGCGACGACGGGACCAGCCCGACGGTGGCCAAGGCGACGGTGGCCAAGCACGTGACGGACGGCGTCAGCGTGATCATCGGCGCGGGTGGTTCGGGCATCTCCCGGGCCGTGCTGCCGGACGTGGTGCAGGCCGGGAAGATCCTCTTCTCCCCGTCGAACACCGACAGCAGCCTGACCGACGCGGACGACCAGGGTCTCTACTTCCGCACCGCCCCGCCGGACAGCCTCCAGGGCCGGGCGCTGGCCGACGTCATCCTCCGCGACGGGTCGCAGAAGATCGTCATCGTCGCCCGCAAGGACTCCTACGGTGAGGGCCTCCAGGCCACCGTCCGCGACGAGCTGGAGAAGGCCGGTGTCGCCGTCGACCGGCTCAAGCTGATGACGTACGAGCCGCCGGCCGACGCGAAGGCGCCCCCGGTCGACTTCACCGACGGCGCGAAGGAAGTCAAGGAGTTCGGCGCGGACGCCGTACTGATCATCGGGTTCGGTGAGTCCGCCCAGGTGATCCGCAGTCTGGCCGACGCCGGGGTGCAGATCCAGCAGTAA
- a CDS encoding DUF2786 domain-containing protein, with protein sequence MSEAMLSKVRKLLAQAEDPACTPAESAAFTAKATELIARYGVDRALLAARDPTTDPVGDRVLDVVAPYARDKVGLLAAVSEPLRCRCVRRRRGNGFSLHLFGFASDLERVDLLFTSLLVQAAHGLAATEVPADDHPAAFRRSWLAGFAEVVGGRLWAAETAAASESGTPSMALVLADRSDRVQRRLTEEYPRLRTAPPRRLGGTGFGSGAEAGERANLGGRNLGGAAADRRLGR encoded by the coding sequence ATGTCCGAGGCCATGCTCAGCAAGGTGCGCAAGCTGCTGGCCCAGGCCGAGGATCCGGCCTGCACGCCGGCCGAGTCGGCCGCGTTCACCGCCAAGGCGACCGAGCTGATCGCTCGCTACGGCGTGGACCGGGCGCTGCTCGCCGCCCGGGACCCGACCACCGACCCGGTTGGTGACCGCGTGCTGGACGTCGTCGCCCCGTACGCCCGCGACAAGGTCGGCCTGCTCGCCGCGGTGAGCGAGCCGCTGCGCTGCCGCTGCGTACGCCGGCGGCGAGGCAACGGCTTCTCGCTGCACCTCTTCGGCTTCGCCAGCGACCTGGAACGGGTCGACCTGCTCTTCACCTCACTGCTCGTGCAGGCGGCGCACGGCCTGGCCGCCACCGAGGTGCCCGCGGACGACCACCCCGCCGCCTTCCGCCGCTCCTGGCTGGCCGGTTTCGCGGAGGTGGTCGGCGGCCGACTCTGGGCGGCCGAGACGGCAGCGGCCAGCGAGTCGGGCACACCGTCGATGGCGCTGGTGCTGGCCGACCGGTCCGACCGGGTGCAGCGACGGCTCACCGAGGAGTACCCGCGGTTGCGCACCGCGCCGCCACGCCGGCTGGGCGGCACCGGCTTCGGCTCGGGGGCCGAGGCCGGCGAACGCGCCAACCTCGGTGGCCGGAACCTCGGCGGTGCCGCTGCTGATCGGCGGCTCGGCCGCTGA
- a CDS encoding SRPBCC family protein, with protein MGQELTDPADIRQDVDQFSLRCGLLVPSSAEHAFAVFTDELTDWWVTEYTWSGPDALAELGMEPRAGGMLYELGPYGFRADWGRVLTWDPPRRLVFVWQIGPDRAPVPDPARASEVEVLFHSEGPERTRVELEHRHFDRHGEAAEGYRKALTAGWHELLTRYVASVSRHRPTATA; from the coding sequence ATGGGACAGGAATTGACTGATCCGGCCGACATCCGGCAGGACGTCGACCAGTTCTCGCTCCGGTGCGGCCTCCTCGTCCCAAGCTCCGCCGAGCACGCGTTCGCGGTCTTCACCGACGAGCTGACTGACTGGTGGGTCACCGAATACACCTGGTCCGGCCCGGACGCGTTGGCGGAGCTGGGCATGGAGCCGCGGGCGGGTGGCATGCTCTACGAGTTGGGCCCGTACGGCTTCCGCGCCGACTGGGGACGGGTGCTCACCTGGGATCCGCCGCGCCGGCTGGTCTTCGTCTGGCAGATCGGCCCCGACCGGGCGCCGGTGCCGGACCCGGCCCGGGCGAGCGAGGTCGAGGTGCTGTTCCACTCGGAGGGGCCGGAACGCACCCGGGTCGAGCTGGAGCACCGGCACTTCGACCGGCATGGTGAGGCTGCCGAGGGTTACCGCAAGGCGCTCACCGCCGGCTGGCACGAGCTCCTCACCCGGTACGTCGCCTCGGTGTCGCGGCACCGCCCCACCGCGACGGCCTGA
- a CDS encoding polysaccharide deacetylase family protein, translating to MQARAVLASVLAMALFLSGCAQRHRTIARASAPAPVESTTSPTPTPHPSVTKPAKPPLRPLPAKLPAGLGRNTGVRPVALTFDDGPSPTWTPKVLDQLRAAKVTATFCVVGREVQRHPELVRRIVREGHQLCNHSWRHDLDLARRPVAEIRADLDRTSKAIQKAAPGAKVSFYRQPGGRWTSEVIAVAKSLGMRPLHWSVDPQDWDKPSAATIGKRVHAATRPGGIVLLHDGGGNRAATLAACPKLIADLKQRFGIARLR from the coding sequence ATGCAAGCCCGCGCCGTCCTGGCGTCCGTCCTCGCCATGGCGCTGTTTCTGTCCGGCTGCGCGCAGCGGCACCGCACCATCGCACGCGCCAGCGCGCCAGCACCGGTGGAATCGACCACGTCACCCACCCCGACACCGCACCCCAGCGTCACCAAGCCGGCCAAGCCGCCACTGCGGCCGCTGCCGGCCAAGCTCCCCGCCGGCCTGGGTCGCAACACCGGCGTACGACCGGTGGCCCTGACGTTCGACGACGGGCCCAGCCCGACCTGGACACCGAAGGTGCTCGACCAACTACGTGCCGCGAAGGTGACCGCGACCTTCTGCGTCGTCGGTCGCGAGGTGCAGCGCCACCCGGAGCTGGTCCGGCGGATCGTCCGGGAGGGACACCAGCTCTGCAACCACAGCTGGCGACATGACCTCGACCTGGCCCGGCGACCTGTCGCCGAGATCCGGGCCGACCTGGACCGCACCAGCAAGGCCATCCAGAAGGCCGCCCCCGGCGCGAAGGTGTCGTTCTACCGGCAGCCCGGCGGCCGGTGGACGTCGGAGGTGATCGCAGTGGCCAAGAGCCTCGGCATGCGCCCGCTGCACTGGTCGGTCGACCCACAGGACTGGGACAAGCCGAGCGCCGCGACCATCGGCAAGCGAGTCCACGCCGCCACCCGCCCCGGCGGCATCGTTCTGCTGCACGACGGAGGCGGAAACCGGGCCGCAACGCTCGCCGCCTGCCCGAAGTTGATCGCCGACCTGAAGCAAAGATTCGGCATCGCCCGACTCCGCTAG
- a CDS encoding MerR family transcriptional regulator produces MVDEALSAGAVARRLGVAVTTLRTWHQRYGLGPSEHIPGHHRRYTPTDLARLEIMRRLTAEGVSPAEAARWARQAPDPTPNGASATARIHPTGRDGGGTIPVGRAAPAARGLARAAMRLDAAAISETIAHALGTGGVVATWDGLLRPVLAGIGERHAATAGLIEVEHLVSRCVSEALAAASRAKVPTGPARILLSCADEEQHTLPLEALAAALAEAGVSYRMLGARVPVAALVEAVNRTGPAAVVLWSHTRATADPAQLSALLAAPRRPLLVLAAGPGWQADTLPAGVVRPVELAEAVSLCAAVRDSLDQSRRD; encoded by the coding sequence GTGGTCGATGAGGCACTGAGCGCGGGCGCGGTCGCACGCAGGCTGGGGGTCGCGGTGACAACCCTGCGCACCTGGCACCAGCGCTACGGGCTCGGGCCCAGCGAACACATCCCCGGCCACCACCGCCGGTACACACCCACCGATCTGGCCCGCCTGGAGATCATGCGCCGGCTCACCGCCGAGGGCGTGAGCCCCGCCGAGGCGGCCCGCTGGGCCCGCCAGGCACCGGACCCGACACCCAACGGCGCCAGCGCGACCGCCCGGATCCACCCGACCGGCCGTGACGGCGGCGGCACCATCCCGGTCGGCCGTGCCGCCCCGGCAGCCCGTGGCCTGGCCCGGGCCGCCATGCGGCTGGACGCGGCGGCGATCAGCGAGACGATCGCGCACGCCCTGGGCACCGGCGGAGTCGTCGCCACCTGGGACGGCCTGCTGCGCCCGGTGCTCGCCGGCATCGGCGAACGCCACGCCGCCACCGCCGGCCTGATCGAGGTGGAACACCTGGTGTCCCGCTGCGTCTCGGAGGCTCTCGCGGCGGCCAGCCGGGCCAAGGTCCCCACCGGACCGGCCCGGATCCTGCTCTCCTGCGCCGACGAGGAACAGCACACCCTGCCGCTGGAGGCGTTGGCCGCGGCGCTCGCGGAGGCCGGCGTCAGCTACCGGATGCTCGGCGCACGGGTGCCGGTCGCCGCCCTCGTCGAGGCGGTCAACCGGACCGGTCCGGCGGCCGTGGTGCTCTGGTCGCACACCCGGGCCACCGCCGACCCGGCCCAACTCAGCGCGCTGCTCGCCGCGCCCCGACGCCCGTTGCTGGTGCTCGCCGCCGGTCCCGGCTGGCAAGCCGACACCCTGCCCGCCGGGGTGGTGCGACCGGTGGAGCTGGCCGAAGCGGTCTCGCTCTGCGCCGCCGTCCGCGACTCCCTGGACCAGTCGAGGCGTGACTGA
- the idi gene encoding isopentenyl-diphosphate Delta-isomerase, giving the protein MSAREEHLVELVDETGKAHGETTVAAAHQPPGRLHRAFSVLLVDPDGQVLLQRRAAVKTRFPLRWANSCCGHPRPGESLAEAANRRLGEELGTGPVELTEVGTYVYYAEDPATGRVEFEYDHVLRGEFRPSAPLLPDPDEVAELRWADPTALEAELALDPRSYAPWLGGVVNRLLRPAGSRSDAIGPGTTPPGWSADNTAERSGGR; this is encoded by the coding sequence ATGAGCGCACGTGAGGAACATCTCGTCGAACTCGTCGACGAGACCGGCAAGGCGCACGGCGAGACGACCGTCGCGGCCGCGCACCAACCGCCGGGGCGGCTGCACCGGGCCTTCTCGGTGTTGCTGGTGGACCCGGACGGCCAGGTGCTGCTCCAGCGTCGAGCCGCCGTCAAGACCCGGTTCCCGCTGCGCTGGGCCAACTCCTGCTGCGGGCACCCCCGTCCCGGGGAGTCGCTCGCCGAGGCGGCCAACCGACGACTGGGCGAGGAGTTGGGCACGGGCCCGGTCGAGCTCACCGAGGTCGGCACCTACGTCTACTACGCCGAGGACCCGGCGACCGGCCGGGTCGAGTTCGAGTACGACCACGTACTGCGAGGCGAGTTCCGGCCCAGCGCCCCGCTACTGCCGGACCCGGACGAGGTGGCCGAGCTGCGGTGGGCCGACCCCACCGCGCTGGAGGCCGAGTTGGCGCTCGACCCCCGGTCGTACGCACCCTGGCTGGGCGGGGTGGTGAACCGGCTGCTCCGCCCCGCGGGGTCCCGGTCTGACGCAATCGGGCCGGGCACGACCCCGCCCGGCTGGTCGGCGGACAACACGGCGGAGCGGTCGGGTGGTCGATGA
- the crtI gene encoding phytoene desaturase family protein has protein sequence MRTVTGRTDRVVVVGAGLGGLACALHLAGAGRQVTVLEREPVPGGRAGRLGVDGYEFDTGPTVLTMPDLIAEALGAVGEELRDWLDLTPLDPAYRAYYPDGSTLDVLTDTTRMAAEISRVCGPCEADGYLRFVEYARELWRLERTDFIERNLDAPTDLITGNLLKLLGGGAFRRLQTKINQFFRDPRTQRIFSFQAMYAGLAPHDALAIYAVIAYLDSVAGVYFPRGGIHAVSRAMAGAAEKHGVQIRYGTTVTRVETANGRATGVLTADGDLVPADVVVLNPDLPVAYRDLLPAAPKRRLTYSPSCVVLHVGSRQGYAKIAHHNIHFGRAWKGTFDEVIRRGELMTDPSLLVTNPSRTDPAVAPADRHTYYVLAPVPNLHRAPFEWRGDLTQRYTDQLIGTLEERGYVGFGAGVEVLRAITPAEWEEQGMAAGTPFAAAHTFFQTGPFRPSNLHRDLSNVVFVGSGTQPGVGVPMVLISGKLAAGRITGEGR, from the coding sequence GTGCGGACGGTGACAGGACGGACGGACCGGGTGGTGGTCGTCGGGGCCGGGCTGGGTGGGCTGGCCTGCGCGCTGCACCTGGCCGGTGCCGGTCGACAGGTGACCGTGCTGGAGCGCGAGCCCGTGCCCGGCGGGCGGGCCGGACGCCTCGGCGTGGACGGCTACGAGTTCGACACCGGCCCGACCGTGCTCACCATGCCCGACCTGATCGCCGAGGCGCTCGGCGCGGTCGGCGAGGAGCTGCGCGACTGGCTGGACCTGACCCCGCTCGACCCTGCCTACCGGGCGTACTACCCGGACGGCTCGACTCTCGACGTGCTCACCGACACCACCCGGATGGCCGCCGAGATCTCCCGGGTCTGCGGGCCGTGTGAGGCCGACGGCTACCTGCGGTTCGTCGAGTACGCGCGGGAGCTGTGGCGGCTGGAGCGCACCGACTTCATCGAGCGCAACCTGGACGCGCCCACCGATCTGATCACCGGCAACCTGCTCAAGCTGCTCGGCGGCGGCGCCTTCCGCCGCCTCCAGACGAAAATCAACCAGTTCTTCCGCGACCCGCGTACCCAGCGGATCTTCTCCTTCCAGGCGATGTACGCCGGCCTCGCGCCACACGACGCGCTCGCCATCTACGCGGTCATCGCGTACCTCGACTCGGTGGCCGGCGTCTACTTCCCGCGCGGCGGCATCCACGCGGTCTCCAGGGCGATGGCCGGCGCGGCCGAGAAGCACGGCGTGCAGATCCGCTACGGCACCACGGTGACCCGGGTGGAGACCGCGAACGGTCGGGCCACCGGCGTGCTCACCGCCGACGGTGACCTGGTGCCGGCGGACGTGGTGGTGCTCAACCCCGATCTGCCGGTCGCCTACCGGGACCTGCTGCCCGCCGCGCCGAAGCGCCGGCTCACCTACTCGCCGTCCTGCGTCGTTCTGCATGTCGGCTCCCGACAGGGCTATGCGAAGATCGCCCACCACAACATCCATTTCGGCCGCGCGTGGAAGGGCACCTTCGATGAGGTCATCCGGCGGGGTGAATTGATGACCGATCCGTCGCTCCTGGTCACCAACCCGAGCCGGACCGACCCCGCGGTGGCCCCAGCGGACCGGCACACCTACTACGTGCTCGCCCCGGTGCCCAACCTGCACCGGGCGCCGTTCGAGTGGCGTGGCGACCTGACCCAGCGCTACACCGACCAGCTGATCGGCACCCTGGAGGAGCGCGGCTACGTCGGCTTCGGCGCCGGGGTCGAGGTGCTGCGCGCGATCACCCCTGCCGAGTGGGAGGAGCAGGGGATGGCCGCCGGCACTCCGTTCGCCGCCGCGCACACCTTCTTCCAGACCGGCCCGTTCCGCCCGTCGAACCTGCACCGCGACCTGTCGAACGTGGTGTTCGTCGGCTCCGGGACGCAGCCCGGGGTCGGCGTGCCGATGGTGCTCATCTCCGGCAAGCTCGCCGCCGGCCGAATCACTGGGGAAGGCCGATGA